ACGACGAATAATTTCCGGATGATTGGAAATTTCTTGCGGACGCATAATAATTTTGTCACGATATTTATCAAAGTTGCTAAATACCTCCTGCATTTTCCCATTCGACAGTGTAATCGAACAGCATGAGGCTACGCTTACTTTATCTGCATCGATTAGATCGAACACAGCATCCTGTAGGACTTCCGAATATACTTCCAAATCCTTAAATTCCGAATGAATCATGCCATGAAGTACTGCATTTGCCACCGATCCAATTCCAGATTGTAAGGGTGCCAACTTTTCAGTTAAGCGCCCTTGGTCAATTTCTTGTCGTAAAAAATCCAATAAGTGTCCAGCCATAATCTCTGTTTCCTGATCTGGCTGCACAATCGTAGAAGGAGAGTCCGGCTGATTCGTAAACACAATTCCTTTAACCTTATCTATATCAATTGGAATACCTATTGTGCCAATCCGATCCTCGACTTCTTTAAGCGGAATTGGCTCTCGCTCCCCTTGCGAATTCGGACTGTATAAATCATGCACTCCTTTTAGTGCTGTTGATTGTGCGGTATTAATTTCAATAATAATTGCCTTAGCATGTTCAGCAAATACAAGCGAATTTCCAATCGATGTTGTCGGAATGACCTGCCCGTCATCCGTTACCGAAATCGCTTCCAATATTGCATAATCTACCGGTTCTAATACATTCGCTCGCACCATTTCTGCTGTGTGTGAAAGATGATGATCCACAAATAAATGTTCCCCAGCATTTATTTTCTTTCGCATTGTTGGATCTGCTTGAAATGGTAAGCGTTTATG
This genomic interval from Virgibacillus pantothenticus contains the following:
- a CDS encoding acetyl-CoA hydrolase/transferase family protein; protein product: MGKQLDRIGDARLHDRIVSAETAAAWIQDGMTLGLSGFTRAGDVKAVPTALIRRAKSGEKLKVNVFTGASLGSDIDKMMAEAGMIHKRLPFQADPTMRKKINAGEHLFVDHHLSHTAEMVRANVLEPVDYAILEAISVTDDGQVIPTTSIGNSLVFAEHAKAIIIEINTAQSTALKGVHDLYSPNSQGEREPIPLKEVEDRIGTIGIPIDIDKVKGIVFTNQPDSPSTIVQPDQETEIMAGHLLDFLRQEIDQGRLTEKLAPLQSGIGSVANAVLHGMIHSEFKDLEVYSEVLQDAVFDLIDADKVSVASCCSITLSNGKMQEVFSNFDKYRDKIIMRPQEISNHPEIIRRLGIIAINTALEADIYGNVNSTHVSGTKMMNGIGGSGDFARNARLAIFVTKSIAKQGDISSIVPFVSHVDHTEHDVDVLVTEQGYADLRGLAPRERVPLIIENCAHPMYREQLWDYYREALKGGGQTPHNLEKAFSWHMNYAKNGTMRELVGQR